From Deltaproteobacteria bacterium:
CCGGATTGGTCTGCCGATTACCTGCACCGCCTGGGACTGTATCTGGCGGCCCGCCACCATGGTCTGTCCCCTGAAAAAGCGGGGCGTTTTACCCAGACCGATTATGAAGCCCTGGATCCCGTTGAAAGGGCGCGCCTGAAGATTCTGGTCGGGCGGGAAATCAAAACGAACCGGTACGATCCCCGGAACGGGATCCTCCATTTTACGGAATTCCAGGCGGAGGCGTTCCACGCCCTGAGGGCATATTATACCC
This genomic window contains:
- a CDS encoding nitric-oxide reductase large subunit; translation: MNSARLRACFLFFLAVMFGLLILGGYLISREKPPIPRKIVAGTGETLITGEDIRDGQNYYFSRGGQHIGTIWGHGSYLAPDWSADYLHRLGLYLAARHHGLSPEKAGRFTQTDYEALDPVERARLKILVGREIKTNRYDPRNGILHFTEFQAEAFHALRAYYT